The Desulfuromonas acetexigens genomic sequence AATGATGTTTCGTTGATCATCATGAGGCGGAACAGGTAAGCGCATTTCAAAAAAATTCTCGGGATACAGCCTGAGACGAGACGACCAGACACCTTTCGACCAACGATTAACTTCGGCGACAAAGGGTTTGGAACGGCACAGCAGTTCGACGAACTCTGGCAGCAATAAACCTTTGGATGTGTAGACGTGGTAATCGGGGCTGACTATACCCTCAAGCGAGCTGATCCCCATCGCGCCCATCCAGCCCCACAAGGTATTGATAACCAGATCGCCGGGATAGCAGAGTTTGTAGCCCGCTTTGTCATCAGCCTGAAACATGTAAACGTCTTTTTCAGAACGTGGGGTAACACCCGTTATGTGCGATACGGTTAACAGTTCCTCAAGACCGGATTCAGAGCGTTGATCACGCACAGAAAATAAGTTCTTTGCCCGTTCAACCGTCCAATGCTTGGGAATATCTCCCAGCCAGTCGAGGCCGGAGGGTTTGAGGGGGGCGTTGGGGTCGAGGCCGCGGGTGACGGCGCGGCTGATGAGGGCGGCGCGCTTTTCTTCCAGCAGGGCCAGCATCTTTTCCTTTTCCGCCACCAGCGCATCGATGCGCGCGGTTTCGCGGTCGAGGTAGTCGGCGATCAGGCGTTGGGTTTCGAGCGATGGCAAAGGGATAAGTGCATTACCAATGGCACCCTTCGGCAAGCCATATCTTGTGACTCCAGTTGCCTCCAATTCCAATTGGAGCGCAACAGGCCGTGACTGAACACAACGGAAAAGAAATCGTCCCTCAAGCAAGCCGCTGTTTGGGCGCATGAAGGCGAGGTGATAGCCACAAATAAAGTCTTCCGCTGTGGCTTCAACATATGCCGGGATACCAATGTCGTCCCAAGATTCGGAGTCCTTAGTAATGACGACATCACCAACCTCAAGATGAAATTTCTCGATCTCATCTTCTGTGGCAGTGGCCACCATTAGTTCGAGCTCGGGAGATACGCGGTCATTTTTGTATACGTCCGTGTAATTGCAGAGGCGAACCGGAATTTCATCTTCGATAGAATGCTTATCGACATTGCTTACCGTGTAATAACAGGCCGCCTTTAATGGAACAGTTCGCCAACCGCTAGGCAGAGTCGAGAGCAGTTCGGTGGCTTTCACTCTGTCACCTCCCGCAGCAATCCCATAATCCGTTTCTCCACCGCCTCCAGCTCCGCATCGATCTCGGCCAGCGGCCTCGGCGGCTGGTACCGGAAGAATTCGCGGTTGAAGTTGATCTCGTACCCCACCTTCCCGATGCCGCCGTCCTGCTCATCGAGGGTGTCGCGGTCGATCCAGGCGTCCGCCACATAGGGGCGCACCTCGCGCAGCACGTAGCTGATCACGTCTTCCTTGAGCGGGATGTTTTCAGAGTCCTTCAGGTTGGAGTCAGCCTCGTACTCGACATATTTCCCTTTACCGGCCGGGTTGAGTCCCAGCAGGGCTTTCAGCTCATCGGGCGCAAGCTCGGGCAGGGTTTGGCCGGGTAACAACGCTTCGATATCCAGCGCGACTTCCTTGTGCACCTTGGCGATAACCGCCTCGGCCTCTGGGTCTACCTCGGTAAAGGCATCACGGAAGTTCTTTTTCTGTGCCGTGCCCTTGGCTCCCTTGGCCCAGCCTTCGACATCGTCGGGCAACCGTTTGACGATCGTCTGCACCTCGTCCCAAACCTGATTCCAGTCGTCATGTGCTTCGTTGCCGAGCACCTCTTCTATGGCCAGCACGGCGTCGAGCAGCTCGGGGCAGGTGTCGAGGTAGCGTTCCTTGGCCTCCTGGGTGATCTGGAATTTCAGGCGCAGTGGACGCAGGATGGTAACGCGGCGGTAGCCGAAATCGGCGTTGTCGAAAATCTTGCTGGTCTTCGATTCCGTCAATGCGCCATGTTCGCGGGTCACTTCATCAATGGCCTTTTCATCCAGCCAGCGGCGCTTGTTGCCGAGGCTGCGTTTCATCGGCGTCCAGCGCTCGCGGGCGTCGATCAATTGGATACTGCCCTTGCGGTGCTTTTCCTTACGGTTGCTGAGCACCCAGACGAAGGTACCGATGCCGGTGTTGTAGAACATCTGCTCGGGCAGGGCGACGATGGCCTCCAGCCAGTCGTGCTCGATGATCCAGCGGCGAATTTCGCTTTCACCGCTGCCCGCGCCGCCGGTGAAGAGCGGCGAGCCGTTGAAGACGATGGCGATGCGCGAGCCGGGCTTGTCGCGGTTACCCGACTGCCACGGCTGGAACTTGGCAATCATGTGGATCAGAAAGAGCAGTGCGCCGTCGTTGATGCGTGGTAGCTTGCCGGTGTAGCCGCGAAAGTGGGGCCAGCGGTCGATCTCCTTCTTCTCCCCCTTCCAGTCCACGCCAAAGGGCGGGTTGGCCAGCAGGTAGTCGAAGCGCATGTCGGAGAACTGGTCGTTGATCAGGGTATTGCCGTATTCGATGCGGCTGTCCTTGTGCCCCTTGATCAGCAGGTCGGAGGCGGCGACGGCGTAGGAGCGCGGGTTGTAGTCCTGACCGTAGACCTTGACCGTGGCCTGCTCGTTGTGGGCGCGCAGCCAGTTCTGACTTTCGGCCAGCATGCCGCCGGTGCCGCAGGCCGGGTCGCAGATGGTGACAATCTTGCCCGCCTGGGTGAGCACCTGGGTATCGGGCTCCAGCAACAGGTTGACCATCAGGCGAATGACCTCGCGCGGGGTGAAGTGGTCACCGGCTGTCTCGTTGGCCGCCTCATTGAAACGCCGGATCAGGTCTTCGAACACCAGCCCCATGGTGATGTTGTCTACATGGCGGGGGTGCAGGTCGATTTCGGTGAACTGTGAAACCACCTGATAGAGGCGGTTGGCCTCTTCGAGTTTGGCGATTTCCTGATCGAACTCAAAGCGCTCAAAAATCTTCTGAATGTTCTCGGAAAACCCTTTGATGTAGCCCACGAGGTGCTGGCCGATATTGTCCGGATCACCCTTGAGTTTGCGGAAATCGAGCTGGCTGTGATTGTGAAAACCCAGCGGTTTGCCGTCCTCGTCCTTGGCCAGTTCGTTCAGCACCCGGTCCACCAGTTGCGGGTCTTTGTCCTTCAAGGTCTCGTAGCGTTTGAGCACCGCCTCCTTGGTGGGGGCGAGTACCGCATCGAAACGGCGTAGCACAGTTAACGGCAGCATGACCCGTTCGTACTGTGGCGGACGGTACGGCCCGCGCAGCAGGTCGGCCACGGACCAGATGAAATTCGCCAGTTGCTGAAAATTGCCTGGGGTCATGGATGAATATCCTTGTTATCGAGTTTCAACTTGCCGAAGTATAGATCCAAGCGGAACACGTAAGTCGTTTCAACGAATTAGAAAGCCTCCCGAGCACACGCGATGAAATATAGCACCCGCCACAAGAGGGGGGAAAGCAATAAAAAACAAGAGGGCCACCTGGAAACAGGTGACCCTCTTGAACTGGTGGAGGTGGCGGGAATCGAACCCGCGTCCGAAAATCTTTCACGTAAGGCTTCTACATGCGTAGTCCGTGTATTGGATTTAACCGATCAAGGCTCCCATGGACAGGATACTTGAACGGCGATTCTGCTTTGATTTCGCCTTTGCGCCACAGACCTTCACAAAAGCTAGCCCACTAAATTGACGTCTTCAAACCTACGCAGGCACTCGGCCTGAAGACGTGGCAGCAATTAAGCTGCCAGTGCGTACGAAACGTCAGTGTCGGCGTTTGTATTGATGCCAGTTTTTTAACGAGGCCAACTGGCGTCCCCGGCATGCCACCTTCGCTTCCAATCCCCGTCGAAACCTGGGCACCCCCTTTTAGAAACAGTGATTAGTGATTGGTTGTTGGTAATTGGTTGCTTTCGGTTTTTCTCGAAAGTGTTTTCAGTATCGCACAAAACTGTCGAAGAAACCAGCGTTTTTATCCGCGCGAATGGTCGCGGATGGCGCGGGCGGTTTCGCGGCTGTGCTGTTTTTCCTTGAGGGTCTCGCGCTTGTCGTGGAGCTTCTTGCCGCGGCCGATGCCGATTTCGAGTTTGGCCCGGCTCTCCTTGAAATAGATCTTGGTCGGCACCAGCGACAGGCCCCGCTCCTCAACCTTGCGGGTCAGCTTGGCGATTTCTTCCTGATGCAGCAGCAACTTGCGTACCCGGGTGGGATCGTGGTTTTCGCGGTTCCCCTGCTCGTAGGGACTGATGTTCATGTTGTTGATGAAGACCTCGCCGTCCTTGATGCGGCAGAAGGCCTCCTTGAGATTGACCTTCCCCTGGCGCAGGGATTTCACTTCGGTGCCGGTGAGCACCAGTCCGGCCTCGTAGACTTCGTCGATGAAGTATTCGTGATAGGCCTTTTTGTTGGTGGCGATGATTTTGATGCCCATCGGGTCGCTTCTTCCAGTGAATGCGCCGGTTTGCGCTCGGCGTCGCTAGTGGGATGCAGAGTATAGCGACGACTCAGGACTTTTGCAACACATCCCAAGCATCGAGGAAAAGGGAGGCGACTTCGGCGGTTCGCCCCGGAGCGCAGAGGAATTCTTCAAGTTCGGCGAAGGCAGGGAGTTCGGCGGGCTTGAGCACCTGAAAGTTGCAGCCCAGTCCGGCCTTGAGTTCTCCCTGGTCGGCGGCCACCCCAAGGGCGCGGGCGCCGTGGATGGTGGCCATGGTCAGCAGTTCGGCGGGCGCGATCTTGCCCGAGAGCCATTGCCGGGCGAAGGCGATTTCATCCCAGACCGAGAGGGTTTCGTTGCTGGCGAGGCTGTCGGTCCCCAAGGCCAGAGGCACCCCGGCGGCGCGATAGAGTTCCACCGGCAGTCGACCGACGCCGAGGCGGGCGTTGGAACGGGGGCAGCAGACGACGGTGGACCCGGCCCGGGCGAGACGGGCGGCGTCATCGGCGTCGATCTGCACGCCGTGGGCGAGCAGGCAGGAGGGAACGAGCGCGCCGCACTGCTCGGCCCAGGCGACGGGGGAACGGCGCGCCGGCGGCGGGGCCATCCCCTGCCAGCCGACGTAGGGATAAAGTTTGTCAGCGAGGGGCCCGCTCGAATCCCGGATGAAACTCACTTCAGCCGGGGCTTCGGCCAGATGCAGGGTGGTCGCCACCTTCCGGCGGCGGGCGAAATCGATGATCTGGGCGAGATATTCGGCGGAGATCGAATAGCTCGAATGGGGGGCGATGCCGAGCCGCAACTGCCCGGCCCGTTTTTCGTCGAGCAAGGTGCCGATGCGACTGAGCAGCTGCCGCCCCTGGGCCGGATCGAGGCCGAGGGTTTCCAGGTAGAGCCGCCCTTTGAGCGGGCTGTGCCGATAGGCCGTGCGGGCGGGAAAGTAGGAAAGGATGTCCCCCACCGCGCCGGTACCGGCGGCGAGAGAGGCGGCAATCCCCGCCGCCACGGAGGACTCGAAACGGTCGAGGGGAAGGCCCCGCTTGACCCGAATGACGTGCAAGATCCAGTCGACGAAGTCGCCGCCGGGAGCGATGGTCTCCCCGGCTTCGGCGCGCCAGCGGGGGAAATGGGTCAGCTCCAGATGGGTGTGGGCGTTGACCAGAGGAGGGAGCAGAATGGCATCGCCAAAATCGATGACCGCGGCCCCCGAAGCGGTCGCGGTCATCGATTGGCGGGTGCCGACCTCAAGGATGCGCCCGCCGTCGACCAGCAGGGCGCCGTCCTCGATGGGGGGCGCGGTTATGGGCAGGAGATAGCGGGCAAGAAAGAGGGTGGACACGATGTCAGATCGCCACTTGCAGTTCGCCCTGGCCGGGGCATTCCTGGTCGCGGTCGTGATCGATGCGGCGGTTTTTCTCATCGACGAAGACCAGCTTGGGTTTATGCGCCCGGGCCTCGGCGTCGTTCATCTCTTTCCAGCTGGCGATGATGACGAGATCACCCTTGGCGACCAGACGGGCCGCCGCGCCATTGATGCAGATGGTGCCGCTGCCGGGTTGACCGGCGATGGCGTAGGTGGCGAAACGGGTGCCAAAGTTGACGTTCCAGATGTCGACGAATTCGTTATCAAGAATGTCGGCTTCTTTCATGAGCAGGGGATCGATGGTGATGCTTCCCTCGTAGTGCAGGTCGGCTCCGGTGACGGTGGCGCGGTGGATCTTCGACTTGAGCATTTTCCGCATCTTGTTCATACCTCCTCGAAAAGATAAGCATTATCAATCAGACGGGTATTCCCCACTTTCACCGCCAGCAGCAGCACCGAATCGCCGTCGACGGTCGACTGGTCTTCAAGGGTCAGCTGATGACAGATCTGGATGTAATCGACCTGCGCTTCCAGCTCGCGCTCGATCCGCTCTCGCGCGGCGGCGATGAGGCGCTCCGCCGCACGTTCGCCGCCACGGGCGAGCCCGCCCGCCAGGCGCAGGGCATCGACCAGGCACAGGGCCTGGGTGCGTTGGGCGGGGGAAAGATAGATGTTGCGGGAACTCATGGCGAGGCCGTCGGCTTCGCGGACGATGGGCATGCCGACGATCTCCACCGGCAGGTTGAGATCCGCCGTCATGCGCTTGATCACCGCCAGCTGCTGGAAATCCTTGCGCCCGAAGAGAGCGACATGGGGCTGGACGATGAGAAAGAGCTTGCTCACCACCGTCGTCACCCCACGAAAATGCCCCGGGCGGCTGCGGCCGCAGAGGGTATCGGTGAGCCCTTCGACGTCGACGTAGGTGGCGTAGCCGCGCGGATACATCTGCCGAGCTTCCGGGGCGAAGATCCAATCGACCCCGGCCTCTTCGGCGAGGGCGGCATCGCGGGTCAGATCGCGAGGGTAGGACGCGAAATCCTCCCCCTGGCCGAACTGGGTCGGATTGACGAAGATCGAGAGCACCAACAGGTCGCCGCGCTTGCGTCCTTCGTCGAGGAGGGAGCGGTGGCCGTTATGCAGAAAGCCCATGGTCGGCACGAAAGCGATCTGTTTTCCCGCCTCGCGGGCGGCCAGGCAACGCGCCTGCATCTCTTGAACGTCGGTAACTATTTGCATGAAAGGTGCGAGGATAAAGGCTTGAGGACAAAGGATTTAAACCCTTTAGCCTTCAGCCTTCAGCCTTTTTCCTCCTTATTTGAAAGAGTGTTCGTCGTCGGGGAAGGTACCGGCCTTGACCTCGCGGATGTAATCGCTGATCCCCTGGCTGATGGTCTCGGAAACGTCGGCGAAGCGCTTGACGAATTTGGGCGAATACTTTTCACACAACCCGAGGATGTCGTGGATCACCAGCACCTGCCCGTCACAATGGACCCCGGCACCGATGCCGATGGTCGGGATGGAGACAGTCTCGGTGATTTCCCGGGCCAGGGGCGCGGGAATGCCTTCGAGGACCAGGGCAAAAGCGCCGGCCTGCTCGACGGCACGGGCGTCGGCGAGCAGCTGCCGGGCCTGGAGGTCTTCCTTCCCCTGCACCCGGAAACCGCCCATGCGATGGATCGATTGCGGGGTCAGGCCGATGTGGCCGACCACCGGAATATCCATGTCGACGATGGCGCGAATGGTGGCGGCGATATTTTCGCCCCCTTCGAGTTTGACCGCCTGCGCTCCCCCTTCCTTGATCAACCGACCGGCGTTGCGCCGGGCCTCGGCGAGATCGACCTGATAGGAGAGAAAAGGCATGTCGGTCACGACCAGGGCCGAAGAGGTGCCGCGCACCACGGCACGGGTGTGATAGAGCATCTCTTCGAGCGTCACCGGCAGGGTGTTGTCGTAACCGGCAACGACCGTGCCGACCGAATCGCCGACCAGGATCATGTCGATCCCCGCCAGATCCATGAGGCGAGCAAAAGGATAGTCGTAGGCGGTGAGAACGGTGATTTTTTCCCCTTCAACCTTCATCCGGCGAATATCGAGTATGGTCTTCGTCTTTTTCAAAAGGCACATCCCCTCTTGCCCACAGGCAATAAAAAAAGCCCTTCGGAAGCCGTCCGAAAGGCGTGTTAGCGGTCTCGGCAGGGCACTACGCCCCCCATCCGCTCACCTTCCGTCCCGGTCCGTAGATCCAGGCGGCATTGCTATATCGGATCGACCGTTCGCGAAGCGCATGTTTTGCTCCGGCACAGGTTCCGGGCAACGCTCCCTTAACGGTCTTTAAACAATTCAAAAAACGGAATTTTTATAGCACGCCGAAGGGCCCCTGTCTACCCTTATCTCGGTCCAAATCCATCATCAACCCATCGAAATTTCAGGGATAATTTTAATCCCCACGAAAAAAATCCCGTTATTTCCCTGCCCTTATGGGAGAAGATCCTCGGCCGCTTCGGCAACGATGAGCAGGGGGTGGTAATTGACCAGGGTCATGCCGCGCAGGCTCTCGCGCAGCCGCTGGAAGCCGTTGAGCTCGCGGCGACGGGCGGCAAGGCAGGCCTCGGGATTGCCTGAGTACTCTTCCAGCACCAGCCTGGCCAGGCGGAAACCGACCCGTTCAAAAGCGCTGGTGACGGCGCGCAAGGCCTGCCGGTCCCACTGGTCGCGCAGGGGGACCGTACGGGCCAGCCGAGCCAGTTCGTCGAGACCAAGCAGGCGGCGCAAATCGAGAAAGGCTCGCGCCGTGGCATAGAGTTCGCCGCCGGCCTCTTCGTTGAGCATGACCACGGGGAGGAAATCCCGCAGCGCCCCCAGCAGGGAAAACCGCCGGGCCAATTCAGCGCTCATCCCCTGCTCTTCCACCGCTTGAGCGACATTCTTGCAACGTTGCCATTCCTCTTCGGGAAGCAAACCGCCGAGCACCTTCTCGAAAGCCGCGAGCTGTTCCCGCAGAGAGGCGACCCGAGAACTGTGCGGGGCCAGTTCCAGATCATGGGCAAGCGCCCAGTCGCAGAAGGCGACCAGGGTATCCTCAAGGCTGAGTAAAAGTTCAAGTTGCCGATCGGCAGGCATGCGGTTGTCCAGGGCATGGACCGCCTGACGCAGAGTTTCGCCGTCAATCACCCGGTCGAAACCGAGCCAGCTTGCCGTAACCACAACCTGGGACAATCCGTGTCGGTCGCAGAGACTGTTGATCAGGGAGCTCCCACCCCGGTCGACGAGGTAATTGGTGATGGCCGTCGCAGTGATTTCCGCGGCCAGGGGATGGTCGAAAAGATGCTCCCCGTATCGATCATGGAGCACTTTCGGGAAATAGGAAGGCAGATAGAGCGCCCGAACGTCCGGAGAGGCGACCAGGTCGGCTTCGAGCAGGTACTGATAAATCTGCATCTTGCCGTAGGCCATGAGAATCGCCAGTTCCGGACGGGTAAAAACCCGGGGATCACGGGCCAGAAGTTCCTTTTCGGAAGGAAGGTACTCACCGCGCCGGTCCATGAGTCCGGCGCGGGCCAATCTCTCGCAATGTTCCAGATGGGGTTCGACCTCCCGCAGGCAGCGCCGCTGATCGAGGCTCAGGCAGAGGCTTTGCCCGTAGTTGTCGGCCAGCACCGCATCGCAGACCTCGTCCGTCAACTCGCGCAGCAACGCATCCCGGGCGTCCTGACCGGCGATAACGCCCTGGCCGAGAAGGTGCTGCATGAAGATCTTCAGGTTGACCTCGTGGTCGCTGCAATCGACCCCGCCGGAGTTATCCACCGCGTCGGTATTGATCCGCCCACCGGCCAAAGCATATTCGATCCGACCGCGCTGGGTGAAACCGAGGTTCCCCCCCTCCCCCACGACCCTGGCCCGCAATTGCCGGCCGTCGACCCGCACCTTGTCGTTGGTCCGGTCACCGACCTCCTCGTTCTTCTCGCTGTTCGCCTTGACATAGGTGCCGATGCCGCCGTTCCAGAGCAGATCGACCTCGGCGGTCAACAGCAGGCGGATCAACCCGTCGGGATCGATGGTTTCGTGACGGACCCCGAGCCAGGCGCGGACCTCGGGGGAGAGCGGAATCTCCTTGGCCGCGCGAGGATAGACCCCTCCCCCCGGCGAGATCAGGGCGCGGTCGTAATCGTCCCAGCTGGAACGGGGCAGCTGGAAAAGACGCCGACGCTCGCCAAAGGACGGTTCCGGATCGGGGTCGGGATCGAGAAAGATGTGGCGATGGTCGAAGGCGGCCTGCAGGCGGATATGGCGAGAGAGGAGCATGCCGTTGCCGAAGACGTCGCCGCTCATGTCGCCGATGCCGACCACGGTGAAGGGCTCGCTCTGGGTATCCTGACCAAGTTCACGGAAATGACGCTTGACGCTCTCCCAGGCGCCGCGGGCGGTAATCCCCAGAGCCTTGTGACTATACCCCCGGGAACCGCCGCTGGCGAAGGCGTCATCGAGCCAGAAGCCGTAGCCCTGGCTCAGCTCGTTGGCGGTGTCGGGGAGATGGGCCGTCCCCTTGTCGGCGGCGACCACCAGGTAGGGGTCCTCAGCGTCGTAGGCGACGATCCCCTCGGGGCGGACGATCTGATCGCCCACCCGGTTGTCGGTGAGATCGAGGAGCCCTCGGATCAGGGTTTGGTAAGCGGCCTTGGCCAACGCCATCCCCTCTTCCCGGTCGCGATAGGGAGTTTTGACGACGAAACCGCCCTTCGAGCCGACGGGGACGATCAGGGCGTTCTTGGCCATCTGCGTCTTCATCAGGCCGAGAACCTCGGTGCGGAAGTCGTCGGGACGGTCGGACCAGCGGATGCCCCCCCGCGCCACCCTGCCGCCGCGCAGATGAATCCCCTCCATCGCCGCCGAATGAACGTAGATCTCGAACATGGGGCGGGGAGCGGGCATGTCGATGATCCCCAAGGCGTTGATCTTGAAAGAGAGCAGATAGTCGTCGCTGTTCCGCCGAACAAAGAAGTTGCTGCGCACCGTCGAGTCGATAAGGTTGAAGAGGGTACGGAGAATCTGGTCTTCGTTAACGTCGCTCACCTCCCGCAGGGCATCGACGATTTCCTGTCGCAGGGGGGAGAGCACCTGCTCCTCGCGAACGGAAAAATCCTGCCAGGCTGCATCCTCCTTGAAGCGCCCCTCGAAGTAACGATAGAGGAGCAGAGCCACGGCAGCGTTGTTGATCAGGGCATAGGCCACCCGCTTTTTGCTGAAAGGGGTGCCGAGCTGGAAAAAGTAGTTGCGGTAGGCGCGGAAGATGTCGATCTCCTTCCAGCTCAACCCGGTCGGGATCAGCAGCTGGTTGAGGTAATCATTCTCCAGCTCTCCCCGGCGAAGAGCGGACAAGGCCTCCAGCAAGGCCTCGCGCCGATCGGCCAGCTCGCCGTGCACACTGAAGAGGGCGAAGCTCTTGATGTGCAAAAGCCCCGTTGGCCCAGGCAGATCAAAATCGACCTCTTCGATGACCGACAGCCCGAGATTTTGCAGAATCGGCATCAGATCGTTGAGATAACTGCGCTTTGAGCTGTAGAACTGCAAGCGGTAGTAGCGCTCCACCCCGGCGAAAGGCCCCCAGAGGTCGAAACTTTCGCCGCCGTCCCGCGCTACCCGATCGAGATGGAGAACATCGCGTTGAGCGAAGCGGGGATGCACCCGGTTGCGATAGGCTTCGTCGAAACTCTCGCCGAATTCCCGCCACAACCGCCGTCCTTCCGCCTCGCCGTGGGCCTTTTCGAGAAGCCGACGCAGGCGACCGGTCCAGGGGCGAAGCATGCGCGACAGGCAGCGTTCGAGCATGGCCGGGTCGAAGTGAACGGGCTCATGACGGGGAAGGAGATGGGCGTGGTGGAGGGAGTGTTCGCTTGTGACCTGAACCAGGGAGATTTCCGCGGCGGGGGCGGAAAAAAACCGCCGCAAGTAGCGTTCCACCCGGGCCATGGTTTCCACCGAAAAACTCCCCCGGGGAAGAATGAGAAAGAGGGTCAATCCGGAAAGAGCCGGGGAAGCGGCGGCAATAATGCGCACCAGGGTATCCCGGGACATGGCGGCGACGGAACGAACGGCCGCCGCCAGATCCTTGGCGTCGAGAAAGAAAAGCTCCACCTTAGGGAAGGCATTGAAAATCTTGACGGCATTGCGATAGCCGTGACTTCCCCGCGAAAGCCCGGAAAGGTTCAGGGCTTCTTCTATGCGCCGGCGCAAGGCCGGAATCTTCCAGGCCGGTTCTCCCCGCACTTTTTCACTGAAGAGCCCGAAAAATTCGTGGACTTCACAAAGACCGCCGGCGCTCGTCTCAAGGCAGCCGATAGCAACCAGCTTTTCGGCGCGCAGCAAAGGACTGGCCACGGCGGTCGTCTCGACCGCGACCGGCTCCCCCGTCTCCAGTCGGCGGCGCATCCCGGCCCCGGCTTCAGCCGGCAGGGAAATGCCCAGCAGCCCTTCTTCCTGAAGTTCGAACGTCCAAGCGGTGGCATCGGCCTTCACCACCCGCCGCCGGCGATAGGCAAAGGGGAGAAAGTTGCCGTCGGCAAGCCACTGCCAGAAATCGTCGTGGCCGCCCGCTTCCGCCACCGACCGGGTGGCGGCGAGGCGTTGTTCCAGATCATCCCGCGCATGTTCCACAGCCAAGGCGGCACTCAAGGCCTGATGAATCGGGGGCACAAGCTCGGCGGCAATTTCGGGAAGGACCGCCAGTTCCGCGAGAATCAGCGACTCCCGGGGCGCGTCCTCGGCCTGAGCCCCCAAACGGAGCAACTGATTTTTTTCGCGCAGAGCGGGGAAACTAGGATGGCAGATCAGATGGAAGGGAATTTCCCTGCTCTTGAGCTGAACCAGCAGGGAATCGACCAGAAAGGGTGCATCGGGGGAGCTGCAAACGAGAAGTGGATGTCCCCCTTCGAGGTTGATGAGGAAGACGCCGACGCCCGTCCCCCGCGATTCGAGACAATCG encodes the following:
- a CDS encoding NAD-glutamate dehydrogenase domain-containing protein; this encodes MTVFADTYSDSSSRAELDDLFARVETLLSAASDDRRRSLALDLGQLFRQSIHPTYLLSLSPETLAHWLSQLVDCLESRGTGVGVFLINLEGGHPLLVCSSPDAPFLVDSLLVQLKSREIPFHLICHPSFPALREKNQLLRLGAQAEDAPRESLILAELAVLPEIAAELVPPIHQALSAALAVEHARDDLEQRLAATRSVAEAGGHDDFWQWLADGNFLPFAYRRRRVVKADATAWTFELQEEGLLGISLPAEAGAGMRRRLETGEPVAVETTAVASPLLRAEKLVAIGCLETSAGGLCEVHEFFGLFSEKVRGEPAWKIPALRRRIEEALNLSGLSRGSHGYRNAVKIFNAFPKVELFFLDAKDLAAAVRSVAAMSRDTLVRIIAAASPALSGLTLFLILPRGSFSVETMARVERYLRRFFSAPAAEISLVQVTSEHSLHHAHLLPRHEPVHFDPAMLERCLSRMLRPWTGRLRRLLEKAHGEAEGRRLWREFGESFDEAYRNRVHPRFAQRDVLHLDRVARDGGESFDLWGPFAGVERYYRLQFYSSKRSYLNDLMPILQNLGLSVIEEVDFDLPGPTGLLHIKSFALFSVHGELADRREALLEALSALRRGELENDYLNQLLIPTGLSWKEIDIFRAYRNYFFQLGTPFSKKRVAYALINNAAVALLLYRYFEGRFKEDAAWQDFSVREEQVLSPLRQEIVDALREVSDVNEDQILRTLFNLIDSTVRSNFFVRRNSDDYLLSFKINALGIIDMPAPRPMFEIYVHSAAMEGIHLRGGRVARGGIRWSDRPDDFRTEVLGLMKTQMAKNALIVPVGSKGGFVVKTPYRDREEGMALAKAAYQTLIRGLLDLTDNRVGDQIVRPEGIVAYDAEDPYLVVAADKGTAHLPDTANELSQGYGFWLDDAFASGGSRGYSHKALGITARGAWESVKRHFRELGQDTQSEPFTVVGIGDMSGDVFGNGMLLSRHIRLQAAFDHRHIFLDPDPDPEPSFGERRRLFQLPRSSWDDYDRALISPGGGVYPRAAKEIPLSPEVRAWLGVRHETIDPDGLIRLLLTAEVDLLWNGGIGTYVKANSEKNEEVGDRTNDKVRVDGRQLRARVVGEGGNLGFTQRGRIEYALAGGRINTDAVDNSGGVDCSDHEVNLKIFMQHLLGQGVIAGQDARDALLRELTDEVCDAVLADNYGQSLCLSLDQRRCLREVEPHLEHCERLARAGLMDRRGEYLPSEKELLARDPRVFTRPELAILMAYGKMQIYQYLLEADLVASPDVRALYLPSYFPKVLHDRYGEHLFDHPLAAEITATAITNYLVDRGGSSLINSLCDRHGLSQVVVTASWLGFDRVIDGETLRQAVHALDNRMPADRQLELLLSLEDTLVAFCDWALAHDLELAPHSSRVASLREQLAAFEKVLGGLLPEEEWQRCKNVAQAVEEQGMSAELARRFSLLGALRDFLPVVMLNEEAGGELYATARAFLDLRRLLGLDELARLARTVPLRDQWDRQALRAVTSAFERVGFRLARLVLEEYSGNPEACLAARRRELNGFQRLRESLRGMTLVNYHPLLIVAEAAEDLLP